In Rhizobium sp. ZPR4, a genomic segment contains:
- a CDS encoding M17 family metallopeptidase, with protein MAPYQFIERATPFNSKGGATLPIFAVTPAHIETGTIDPIALDWARKAGYKAESGSLLLIPTAEGHLGGALFGLGSNPSEQPFLTGKLARSLPAGDWHIETAPLTANRLALGFGLGSYRFDRYKSEKTAAPTLMIPRDADAADIKRQLAGVFLARDLINTPTNDMGPEQLEAAFRALAEHYKAEMSVIIGDDLLKENFPLVHTVGRASADAPRLLELRWGKKGHRRITLVGKGVCFDTGGLDIKPAASMLLMKKDMGGAANVMGLALMIMDAKLKVDLRVIIPVVENSISANAFRPGDIYRSRKGLTVQIDNTDAEGRLILADALAYADEDAPDLMIDMATLTGAARVALGPDLPPFFTDDSELAGDLTEASLETDDPLWRMPLYMGYDKDIRTKFADITNAPAGGMAGSITAALFLKRFVTKTPSWVHFDIFGWAPSERPHSPGGGEAQAIRALYHHIRQSVR; from the coding sequence ATGGCCCCCTATCAATTCATCGAGCGCGCGACGCCTTTCAATTCGAAGGGTGGCGCGACCTTGCCGATCTTTGCCGTTACCCCGGCGCATATCGAGACCGGCACCATCGATCCCATCGCGCTCGATTGGGCCCGCAAGGCCGGTTACAAGGCCGAAAGCGGCTCGTTGTTGCTGATCCCGACCGCGGAAGGGCATCTAGGCGGAGCCTTGTTCGGCCTCGGCTCCAATCCGTCCGAGCAACCCTTCCTCACGGGCAAGCTGGCACGCAGCCTGCCGGCGGGCGACTGGCATATCGAAACAGCGCCCCTGACGGCGAACCGGCTCGCGCTCGGTTTCGGTCTCGGCAGCTACCGCTTTGATCGCTACAAGTCGGAGAAAACGGCGGCACCGACGCTGATGATCCCGCGCGATGCAGATGCCGCCGATATCAAGCGCCAGCTCGCCGGCGTCTTCCTCGCCCGCGATCTCATCAACACGCCGACCAACGACATGGGGCCGGAACAGCTCGAAGCGGCCTTCCGGGCGCTTGCCGAGCACTATAAGGCGGAAATGTCCGTCATCATCGGCGACGATCTGCTGAAGGAAAACTTCCCGCTCGTCCACACTGTCGGGCGTGCGAGCGCCGATGCGCCGCGTCTTCTGGAACTGCGCTGGGGCAAGAAGGGTCATCGTCGCATCACGCTGGTCGGCAAGGGCGTCTGCTTCGACACCGGCGGCCTTGATATCAAGCCGGCAGCCTCGATGCTTCTGATGAAGAAGGACATGGGCGGTGCCGCCAACGTCATGGGCTTGGCGCTGATGATCATGGACGCCAAGCTGAAGGTCGACCTGCGCGTCATCATTCCGGTCGTTGAGAACTCGATCTCGGCCAATGCCTTCCGTCCCGGCGATATCTACAGGAGCCGCAAGGGCCTGACCGTGCAGATCGACAATACCGATGCCGAGGGACGGCTGATCCTCGCCGACGCGCTCGCCTATGCCGACGAGGACGCGCCGGATTTGATGATCGACATGGCAACGCTGACAGGTGCTGCCCGCGTCGCGCTCGGCCCCGACCTGCCACCCTTCTTCACCGACGATAGCGAGCTTGCCGGCGATCTGACCGAGGCGAGCCTGGAGACGGATGACCCGCTGTGGCGCATGCCGCTCTATATGGGCTACGACAAGGATATCCGCACCAAATTCGCCGATATCACCAATGCGCCTGCCGGCGGCATGGCCGGCTCCATCACGGCCGCCCTGTTCCTCAAGCGCTTCGTCACGAAGACGCCGAGCTGGGTGCATTTCGACATCTTCGGCTGGGCACCAAGCGAACGTCCGCATTCGCCCGGTGGCGGCGAAGCGCAGGCGATCCGGGCGCTGTATCACCACATCAGGCAGAGCGTGCGATAG
- a CDS encoding MarR family winged helix-turn-helix transcriptional regulator: protein MPLELSASQALGLWHGVTLAQVRREDHDLTLRQTAILLQIYLVPPPHTVRGLAATLGVTKPVITRALDTMGLMGLVDRVRDDRDRRNVIIKRTVTGALYLEKLGDLVIEHGRKL from the coding sequence TTGCCGCTCGAACTCTCCGCCTCGCAGGCTCTAGGCCTCTGGCATGGCGTGACGCTCGCTCAGGTGCGCCGCGAGGATCATGATTTGACGCTGCGGCAGACGGCGATCCTGCTGCAGATCTATCTTGTGCCGCCGCCCCATACCGTGCGGGGCCTCGCCGCGACCCTCGGCGTCACAAAACCAGTCATTACGCGGGCGCTCGACACCATGGGCCTGATGGGATTGGTCGACCGCGTGCGCGACGATCGCGATCGCCGCAACGTCATCATTAAGCGAACAGTCACCGGTGCGCTCTATCTTGAAAAACTCGGCGATCTCGTCATCGAGCACGGCCGCAAATTGTAG